The Pseudomonas saponiphila DNA window GCAAAACCGCACCCTGGAAATCGGTGTCGGCCTTTTCCTGCTGGCCGGCATCCTGGCTTTGCTGTTGCTTGCCCTGCGAGTCAGTGGCTTGTCTCCGAGCGCAAGCACCGATACCTACAAGCTTTACGCCTACTTCGACAATATCGCCGGTTTGACGGTCAGAGCTAAGGTCACCATGGCTGGGGTCACCATCGGCAAGGTTACGGCGATCGATCTGGACCGCGACAGCTTCACCGGTCGGGTGACCATGCAGCTGGAAAAACGTGTGGATAATCTGC harbors:
- the mlaD gene encoding outer membrane lipid asymmetry maintenance protein MlaD — its product is MQNRTLEIGVGLFLLAGILALLLLALRVSGLSPSASTDTYKLYAYFDNIAGLTVRAKVTMAGVTIGKVTAIDLDRDSFTGRVTMQLEKRVDNLPTDSTASILTAGLLGEKYIGISVGGEETLLKDGGTIHDTQSSLVLEDLIGKFLLNTVSKDAK